Proteins encoded in a region of the Candidatus Margulisiibacteriota bacterium genome:
- a CDS encoding acyl-CoA dehydrogenase family protein — protein MDYLLTEEQKMIRDLARKVATEKALPKRAEWDETGEFPWEALKAFSEADLCGLYIDEAYGGMGASVFNFCLATEEISRVCGGVGVTFAASALGSTPILLFGSEEQKKKYMPPIAAGKKLAAFGLTEANAGSDAAGLETTAVKEGDYYVLNGTKQWITNGGEADTYSVIAITDKTKGPRGASAFIVEKGTPGFTFGKKENKMGIRCSATRELVFQDCKIHKSQLLGKEGMGFIVAMRTLDMTRPGIGAQAVGIAQGALDESIKYAKQRIQFGKPIIALQAIQHMLADMATQIEAARALVYAVARMIDAGHKDFTLSASEAKLFASDVAMKVTIDAIQVFGGYGYMKEYPVEKMARDAKITQIYEGTNQIQRNQIGLALIKESIKK, from the coding sequence TTGGATTATTTATTGACCGAGGAACAGAAGATGATCCGCGACCTGGCCCGTAAAGTTGCCACGGAAAAAGCGCTCCCCAAGCGAGCCGAATGGGACGAAACCGGAGAGTTCCCCTGGGAAGCGTTAAAAGCTTTCTCGGAAGCCGACCTGTGCGGCCTTTACATTGATGAAGCTTATGGCGGCATGGGAGCCAGCGTTTTCAATTTCTGTTTAGCGACCGAAGAAATCAGCCGGGTTTGCGGCGGCGTTGGCGTGACTTTTGCCGCTTCCGCTCTTGGCTCCACCCCTATCCTCCTTTTTGGCTCTGAAGAACAAAAAAAGAAATATATGCCGCCGATCGCCGCCGGCAAAAAACTGGCCGCCTTCGGTTTAACAGAAGCCAACGCCGGTTCTGACGCCGCCGGCCTGGAAACAACCGCGGTCAAAGAGGGCGATTACTATGTCCTCAACGGGACCAAGCAATGGATTACCAACGGCGGCGAAGCCGACACCTATTCCGTGATCGCCATTACCGATAAGACCAAGGGGCCGCGCGGCGCCTCGGCCTTTATCGTGGAAAAAGGGACCCCGGGGTTCACCTTCGGCAAAAAAGAGAACAAAATGGGGATCCGCTGCTCCGCGACCCGCGAATTGGTCTTCCAGGACTGCAAGATCCACAAGAGCCAGCTCCTCGGTAAAGAAGGAATGGGCTTTATCGTCGCGATGAGGACCCTCGACATGACCCGGCCGGGGATCGGCGCCCAGGCGGTCGGCATCGCCCAGGGAGCGCTTGATGAATCGATCAAATACGCCAAACAGAGGATCCAGTTTGGCAAGCCGATCATTGCCCTGCAAGCGATCCAGCACATGCTGGCTGATATGGCGACCCAGATCGAAGCGGCCAGGGCGCTGGTTTACGCCGTCGCCAGGATGATCGACGCCGGGCACAAGGATTTCACCCTGTCGGCTTCCGAAGCCAAGCTTTTTGCTTCCGACGTCGCCATGAAGGTCACTATCGACGCGATCCAGGTCTTCGGCGGCTACGGCTATATGAAAGAATACCCGGTCGAAAAGATGGCCCGCGATGCCAAGATCACCCAGATCTATGAAGGGACCAACCAGATCCAACGCAATCAGATCGGTTTAGCCCTGATCAAGGAAAGCATAAAGAAGTAA